From a region of the Athene noctua chromosome 14, bAthNoc1.hap1.1, whole genome shotgun sequence genome:
- the CYB5R2 gene encoding NADH-cytochrome b5 reductase 2, producing the protein MRIEEAPVAVAVAAVAASALVLLLLRGTRRRAGGLVTLRDPLAKYPLWLVDKEEISHDTKKFRFGLPSPDHVLGLPVGQHIYLSAKIDGNLVIRAYTPVSSDETKGYVDLIIKVYHKNVNPKFPEGGKMSQYLDGMKIGDIIDVRGPNGLLVYKGAGTFLIKPHKKSEAEKKFAKHLGMIAGGTGITPMLQLIRRITNDPKDSTKCYLLFANQTEEDILLRAELEDIAERHPDQFTLWYTLDRPPQDWKYSSGFVTADMIQTHLPPPGSETLILLCGPPPMVQLACQPSLDKLGYPKSSRFSY; encoded by the exons ATGAGAATTGAG GAGGCCCCTGTGGCCGTCGCCGTGGCCGCGGTGGCTGCTtctgccctggtgctgctgctgctcagagggaCGCGCCGCAGGGCCGGCGGCCTCGTCACCTTGCGGGACCCCCTCGCCAAGTACCCGCTGTGGCTGGTGGACAAAGAG gAAATCAGTCATGATACTAAGAAATTCCGGTTTGGGCTCCCCTCACCAGATCATGTATTAGGATTACCTGTAG GCCAACACATTTACCTTTCTGCAAAAATTGATGGTAATCTGGTGATTCGAGCCTATACCCCAGTTTCCAGTGATGAGACAAAAGGTTATGTTGATTTAATTATAAAg GTCTACCACAAAAATGTGAATCCCAAGTTTCCAGAAGGTGGGAAGATGTCCCAGTACCTAGATGGCATGAAGATTGGTGATATTATTGATGTCAGAGGGCCAAATGGGCTCCTTGTCTATAAGGGGGCAG GTACCTTTCTTATCAAACCTCATAAGAAGTCTGAAGCAGAGAAAAAGTTTGCAAAGCATCTTGGGATGATAGCTGGAGGAACAG GAATAACTCCAATGTTGCAGCTGATTCGTCGTATCACAAACGATCCGAAGGACTCCACAAAATGTTACCTTCTTTTTGCTAATCAG ACAGAAGAAGATATATTGCTGCGAGCTGAGCTAGAAGACATTGCTGAGAGGCATCCTGATCAGTTCACGCTTTGGTATACACTGGACAGACCCCCCCAAG attGGAAGTACAGTTCTGGCTTCGTCACTGCAGACATGATTCAAACCCACCTGCCTCCGCCCGGCAGCGAGACGCTCATCCTGCTGTGTGGGCCCCCGCCCATGGTGCAGTTGGCGTGTCAGCCCAGCCTCGACAAACTCGGCTATCCCAAGAGCAGTAGGTTTTCTTATTAG